A region of Moorena producens PAL-8-15-08-1 DNA encodes the following proteins:
- a CDS encoding allophycocyanin subunit alpha-B, with product MSVVSQVILKADDELRYLSSGELRSINDFLQSGEQRLRIVATLSENEKKIVQKASSQLWQKRPDFIAPGGNAYGQRERNQCLRDYGWYLRLVTYGVLAGDQKPIEDIGIIGAREMYNALGVPMAGMSEAINCLKEASLGILTDEDAELTGPFFDYIIQAMSPKS from the coding sequence ATGAGTGTAGTTAGTCAAGTCATTCTCAAAGCCGACGACGAGCTGAGATACCTCAGCTCTGGTGAACTCAGAAGTATCAATGATTTTTTGCAAAGCGGTGAGCAGCGATTGCGCATTGTTGCCACCCTGTCGGAAAATGAAAAAAAGATTGTACAAAAAGCCAGCAGTCAGCTGTGGCAGAAACGCCCTGACTTCATAGCACCAGGAGGCAATGCCTATGGTCAGCGTGAACGCAATCAGTGTTTACGGGACTATGGTTGGTACTTGCGCTTGGTCACCTATGGTGTGCTTGCTGGTGATCAGAAACCTATTGAAGACATTGGTATCATCGGGGCAAGAGAAATGTATAATGCCCTAGGTGTGCCAATGGCAGGGATGTCAGAAGCGATAAATTGCTTAAAAGAGGCATCTTTGGGAATCCTAACCGATGAGGATGCTGAGCTGACAGGTCCCTTCTTCGATTACATTATTCAAGCAATGTCTCCTAAGTCCTAA
- the rlmD gene encoding 23S rRNA (uracil(1939)-C(5))-methyltransferase RlmD has protein sequence MPMMITNEPSPECWQQGQLIEVIITDLSDSGDGVGRLGNRVVFVPDTVTGDKALVRLIRVKPNYATGKLHQLLVESPNRVHPRCIVADKCGGCQWQHVSWDYQQLAKQNQVIQALKRIGGFSEPAVAPILTTDSSLGYRNKATYPLKRSATGSVQAGYYQKGSHQLINLNQCPVQDQRLNPLLGEIKQDIQQLGWSIYNESRHQGRLRHLSLQIGKQTGEMLLTLVTTDLNLKDLDVQGQTWLNRYPQLVGVCVNHNPQRSNVIFGSQTYCVAGQPYLTENFAGLELRLRPDTFFQVNTQAAEVLLNLIIKQLALKGDECVVDAYCGIGTFTLPLAQQVRQAIGMEVQAASVEQAEQNALINGITNVKFQAGSVEQLLSQLTIAPDIVILDPPRKGCSPAVIDMLRQVAPKRIVYISCKPATLARDLKLLCLNGYYQLTHIQPADFFPQTSHVECAAFLEH, from the coding sequence ATGCCAATGATGATAACTAATGAGCCCAGCCCTGAGTGTTGGCAACAAGGTCAACTGATTGAGGTCATAATTACAGACCTCAGTGATAGTGGTGATGGCGTTGGACGGCTAGGAAATCGGGTGGTTTTTGTTCCGGATACTGTCACAGGGGATAAAGCTTTGGTGCGCCTGATTCGGGTCAAACCTAACTATGCAACTGGTAAGTTACACCAACTGTTGGTGGAATCTCCTAATCGTGTTCATCCCAGATGTATCGTGGCGGATAAGTGTGGTGGTTGCCAATGGCAGCATGTGAGCTGGGACTATCAGCAGTTGGCGAAGCAAAATCAGGTGATTCAAGCCCTCAAACGCATTGGTGGATTTAGCGAACCCGCCGTAGCACCAATCTTAACCACAGATTCTTCCTTGGGCTATCGAAACAAAGCTACCTATCCCCTTAAACGCTCAGCAACGGGTTCAGTTCAAGCGGGTTACTACCAAAAAGGTAGCCACCAGCTGATTAATCTTAATCAATGCCCCGTACAAGACCAGCGATTGAATCCTCTGCTAGGGGAAATAAAGCAGGATATTCAGCAGTTGGGGTGGTCGATATACAACGAAAGCCGCCACCAAGGACGATTGCGTCACCTTTCGTTACAAATTGGAAAACAGACTGGCGAGATGTTGCTGACCTTGGTCACAACAGATCTGAATTTAAAAGACTTGGATGTCCAAGGGCAAACTTGGCTAAATCGTTATCCCCAACTGGTTGGTGTTTGTGTGAATCATAACCCCCAGCGCAGTAATGTCATTTTTGGTTCCCAAACCTATTGTGTTGCCGGTCAGCCATACTTGACAGAGAACTTTGCTGGTCTTGAGTTGCGGCTGCGACCAGATACATTTTTCCAAGTTAATACTCAAGCAGCTGAGGTTTTGTTAAACCTAATCATTAAACAGCTAGCCCTCAAGGGGGATGAATGTGTAGTTGATGCTTACTGTGGCATTGGGACGTTTACTCTACCCCTTGCTCAACAGGTACGCCAAGCTATCGGTATGGAAGTGCAAGCCGCATCGGTAGAGCAAGCTGAGCAGAATGCCTTGATTAATGGGATCACTAATGTAAAATTTCAGGCGGGATCAGTGGAGCAGTTACTCTCCCAGTTGACTATAGCGCCAGATATTGTAATACTTGACCCACCCCGTAAGGGATGTTCTCCGGCTGTGATTGACATGCTTAGGCAAGTGGCACCAAAACGGATCGTTTATATTAGCTGTAAGCCAGCTACCCTAGCACGAGATCTTAAACTCCTTTGCCTCAACGGTTACTACCAGTTAACCCACATCCAACCTGCTGACTTCTTTCCTCAAACCTCCCATGTTGAATGTGCTGCTTTTCTTGAGCACTGA
- a CDS encoding ATP-binding protein yields MIATSLSPAECGWETVSFASTLYLCPILDLLLEQIPNKWQPELRLGLQEALVNAAKHGNNLDPSKTVEVQFSVVNGEYWWVISDEGSGFTNGDDQESPDVCLPCDESESGRGMSLLHQIFDQVLWNNQGTEIRLCKQVNHPSKRPLLS; encoded by the coding sequence GTGATTGCCACATCTTTGAGTCCGGCTGAGTGCGGTTGGGAAACGGTTAGCTTTGCTTCTACCCTTTACCTTTGCCCGATCCTAGATTTGCTTCTTGAACAAATTCCCAATAAATGGCAACCGGAACTCCGGCTGGGATTACAAGAAGCATTAGTGAATGCAGCAAAGCACGGTAATAATTTAGACCCAAGTAAGACCGTAGAGGTTCAATTTTCAGTAGTCAATGGTGAATATTGGTGGGTAATTTCAGATGAAGGGTCTGGTTTTACCAATGGTGATGACCAAGAGAGTCCCGATGTATGCCTACCCTGCGATGAATCAGAAAGCGGTAGAGGCATGAGCCTGCTTCACCAAATCTTCGATCAAGTCCTCTGGAACAACCAGGGCACGGAAATTAGACTTTGTAAACAAGTTAACCACCCCTCTAAGCGCCCCCTATTGTCTTAA
- a CDS encoding DUF6439 family protein, translating to MPESIQFPKTDAKMEPTTLELAQALAERLAIRPNDWHRLKSNRSARASEQAAAALVFLLNEHPEEALERLRQASGWLDRSISAPPCPTHGTRHPK from the coding sequence ATGCCTGAATCCATCCAATTCCCCAAAACTGATGCTAAGATGGAACCTACCACTCTGGAATTGGCTCAAGCCTTAGCAGAGCGTCTAGCGATCAGACCCAATGATTGGCATCGCCTAAAGTCTAATCGCTCTGCCCGAGCCAGTGAGCAAGCTGCTGCTGCTTTGGTATTTCTGCTCAATGAACATCCAGAAGAAGCCCTTGAACGATTGCGCCAAGCATCTGGATGGCTAGACCGCTCTATTTCAGCTCCACCCTGTCCAACTCATGGGACACGACACCCTAAGTAA
- a CDS encoding DUF2203 domain-containing protein has translation MPPESFQSSYRNSRKNRQDQQDVNDFEEELAEIERSLNTLKKRFSQVEQDQRQQAQLQERREQVRKDLRKTKRNNTNSNRQALKAELRQIQEQLEVLELNLESQLFSWHSLREPFWHGVRFGGLGLVIGWILRSCVS, from the coding sequence ATGCCTCCAGAATCGTTTCAATCATCTTACCGTAATTCACGAAAAAATAGACAGGATCAACAAGATGTGAATGACTTTGAAGAGGAATTGGCAGAAATAGAGCGATCGCTTAATACTCTCAAGAAACGTTTTTCTCAGGTTGAGCAAGATCAGCGACAGCAAGCTCAACTCCAGGAGCGTCGAGAGCAAGTTAGGAAAGATTTGCGCAAGACTAAACGTAATAATACTAATAGTAATCGACAAGCCCTAAAGGCTGAGTTAAGGCAAATCCAGGAACAACTGGAAGTCCTGGAGCTGAATTTAGAGAGTCAGTTGTTTTCTTGGCATAGTCTACGGGAACCGTTTTGGCATGGGGTGCGGTTTGGGGGATTGGGGTTGGTGATTGGTTGGATACTTAGGTCTTGTGTGAGTTAG
- a CDS encoding (Fe-S)-binding protein, with protein sequence MTKIQQLTTKKHNGFDVQKPPKQELIDACVHCGFCLSTCPSYRVLGKEMDSPRGRIYLMNAISQGEAPLAEGSTQHFDSCLGCLACVTTCPSGVQYDKLISATRHQVQRNQPRSFPDWVFRQLIFRLFPYPGRLRSLLFPLYLYQTLGVQKLVRSTNWLKLLSPRLAAMESMLPKVTLDSFRDNLPDVIPSVGKKRYRVGVILGCVQRLFFSPVNEATVRVLTANGCEVVIPKTQGCCAALPEHQGQTEQAQALARQMIDSFEGTGVDAIIINAAGCGHTLKEYGHILEDDPEYAQKAQEFAGKVKDAQEFLVSVGLTATLSPLRDEPLTIVYQDACHLLHGQKISVQPRQLLRQIPGVTLKEPIDAALCCGSAGVYNMLQPEVADELGQQKVNNLLNTGAELIASPNPGCSLQIKKHLQLQGKDITLMHPMELLDYSIRGLGIKL encoded by the coding sequence ATGACCAAGATCCAACAACTAACCACGAAGAAACACAATGGTTTTGATGTTCAAAAACCGCCCAAGCAGGAATTGATTGATGCCTGCGTTCATTGTGGGTTTTGTCTTTCTACCTGTCCGAGTTACCGGGTGCTTGGCAAAGAGATGGATTCCCCTAGGGGTCGGATCTATTTAATGAATGCCATTAGTCAAGGGGAAGCTCCCTTGGCCGAGGGGAGTACACAACATTTCGATTCTTGTTTGGGATGTTTAGCTTGTGTGACAACTTGTCCGTCTGGGGTTCAGTACGATAAGCTAATCTCCGCCACTCGTCATCAAGTTCAGCGAAATCAGCCTCGTAGTTTTCCTGATTGGGTGTTTAGACAGCTAATTTTTAGGTTGTTTCCCTATCCGGGGCGATTGCGTTCATTATTGTTTCCTTTATATCTCTACCAGACCTTGGGCGTGCAGAAACTAGTGCGCTCTACCAATTGGCTCAAACTGCTATCTCCTCGCTTAGCAGCCATGGAGTCAATGCTACCAAAGGTTACTCTAGATTCGTTTCGGGATAATTTACCCGATGTTATTCCCTCTGTGGGCAAGAAGCGTTACCGGGTAGGAGTAATACTTGGCTGTGTGCAACGGTTGTTTTTCTCCCCAGTGAATGAAGCAACGGTGCGGGTGTTGACCGCCAATGGCTGTGAAGTGGTGATTCCCAAAACCCAGGGCTGTTGTGCCGCTTTGCCAGAACACCAAGGACAAACAGAGCAAGCCCAAGCCTTGGCAAGACAGATGATTGATAGCTTTGAAGGGACAGGAGTTGATGCCATCATTATTAATGCTGCTGGCTGCGGTCATACCTTGAAGGAGTATGGTCACATCCTCGAAGATGACCCCGAGTATGCCCAAAAAGCTCAGGAATTTGCGGGTAAGGTAAAGGATGCCCAAGAGTTTCTAGTTAGTGTAGGACTAACGGCAACCCTTTCACCGCTTAGGGATGAGCCATTGACTATTGTCTATCAGGATGCTTGTCACCTACTACATGGACAGAAGATTAGTGTGCAACCAAGACAGTTATTGCGGCAAATTCCAGGAGTGACCTTAAAGGAACCAATAGATGCCGCCTTGTGTTGCGGTAGTGCTGGAGTTTACAACATGCTGCAACCGGAAGTAGCTGATGAGCTGGGACAGCAGAAGGTGAATAATTTATTGAATACTGGGGCAGAGTTGATTGCTTCCCCGAATCCAGGCTGTTCATTGCAGATCAAAAAGCATTTGCAGCTGCAAGGAAAAGACATTACCTTAATGCATCCGATGGAGTTATTGGACTATTCGATTCGAGGATTAGGAATTAAGCTTTAG
- a CDS encoding class I SAM-dependent methyltransferase, producing the protein MSEVTTKLTGVSRTLVFTLKTRAEEQERPDCLFQDPLAVEWHKQLPLDPDMEALYSQLSRLVQTSWSTRSYIHDQIASRHIANYPHPVVVELGAGLSSRFHRIGQNVKCWLDLDLPDVTNLRRQLDTETEQHQFISASVMNFDWMNSIPNVGSENICFLAEGLLMYLEPNQVQQLVKQMRSHFSGATWVMDVMGNYGKF; encoded by the coding sequence ATGTCTGAAGTTACAACTAAACTCACTGGTGTCTCTCGTACTCTGGTTTTCACCTTGAAGACTAGAGCAGAAGAACAAGAGCGTCCTGACTGTCTGTTTCAAGACCCCTTAGCTGTAGAGTGGCACAAACAATTGCCTCTAGACCCCGATATGGAAGCATTGTATAGTCAGTTGAGTCGTTTAGTTCAAACCAGTTGGTCTACGCGGTCTTATATTCATGACCAAATTGCCTCTCGTCATATTGCTAACTATCCTCATCCTGTTGTTGTAGAATTAGGTGCGGGTTTATCTAGTCGCTTTCACCGCATCGGACAGAATGTTAAGTGTTGGCTAGACCTTGATTTACCAGATGTAACAAATTTACGCCGTCAGCTAGACACAGAAACAGAGCAACACCAGTTTATTAGTGCTTCTGTAATGAATTTTGATTGGATGAATTCTATTCCTAATGTGGGTTCTGAAAATATTTGCTTCCTTGCGGAAGGCTTGCTCATGTACCTTGAACCAAATCAAGTCCAGCAACTGGTTAAGCAAATGCGATCGCATTTCTCTGGTGCAACTTGGGTAATGGATGTTATGGGTAATTATGGTAAGTTTTAA
- a CDS encoding FAD-binding oxidoreductase: MNAIASTLEPIVGNSNIYTWENLDPSWQERIKPAIAPDTLPKAIVYPRTPEQLAQIIGLAHSQHYHLLPCGNGSKLGWGSIGKDIDVVVSTKQLNQIIDHAVGDLTVTVEAGVKLAELQAILSKTGQFLALNPAYPQEATIGGIIATADSGSLSQRYGGVRDMLLGISFVRSDGQIAKAGGRVVKNVAGYDLMKLFTGSYGTLGIITQATFRLYPIPEASASMVLTGEMDGIASAVTTVLASALTPTALDLLSPKLVTELGIGQDMGLMVRFQSVADSVKEQCARIQSVAEQLGLRNSFYSNGDDTSLWESLANSIGKSGQASTIVCKIGVLPTAAAKTLNTLEKLGGLGVIHVRSGLGKVWFESQAVSLDVIKTMRSYCDSEQGFLTVLEAPITLKQELDIWGYQGNGLEVMGEIKRKFDPENVLSPGRFVGGIYYFLGSG; this comes from the coding sequence ATGAATGCGATCGCTTCCACCCTCGAACCAATTGTCGGAAATTCCAATATCTACACCTGGGAAAACCTAGACCCAAGCTGGCAAGAGCGCATCAAACCAGCCATTGCTCCCGACACCCTTCCCAAAGCTATCGTTTACCCTAGGACACCCGAGCAACTAGCCCAAATCATAGGTCTAGCTCATTCTCAACATTATCATCTCCTCCCCTGTGGTAACGGCAGTAAATTAGGCTGGGGAAGTATCGGTAAAGACATTGATGTGGTAGTAAGTACCAAGCAGCTCAACCAAATCATTGACCACGCCGTAGGAGACTTGACAGTTACCGTAGAAGCCGGAGTGAAATTAGCTGAGTTACAAGCTATTTTATCAAAAACCGGTCAATTTCTAGCATTAAATCCAGCTTATCCCCAAGAAGCGACCATTGGAGGTATTATTGCTACCGCAGACAGCGGCTCCCTAAGTCAACGCTATGGAGGGGTTCGGGATATGTTGCTCGGCATTTCCTTTGTCCGCAGTGATGGACAAATCGCTAAAGCTGGGGGTCGAGTGGTAAAGAATGTCGCTGGATATGATTTGATGAAGCTATTTACTGGCTCCTATGGAACCCTGGGAATTATCACTCAGGCAACCTTTCGGCTATATCCAATACCAGAAGCATCAGCAAGTATGGTGTTGACAGGTGAAATGGATGGAATTGCCTCAGCTGTAACAACAGTATTAGCCTCAGCCTTGACTCCCACAGCACTAGATTTATTATCCCCTAAGTTAGTCACAGAATTAGGGATTGGTCAGGATATGGGATTGATGGTAAGGTTCCAAAGTGTAGCAGACAGTGTCAAAGAGCAATGTGCTCGAATACAGTCAGTTGCAGAACAGTTAGGGTTACGGAATAGTTTTTATAGTAACGGTGATGACACGAGTCTATGGGAATCATTGGCAAACTCAATTGGGAAATCGGGACAAGCCTCAACAATTGTCTGCAAAATAGGAGTATTACCAACTGCTGCTGCTAAGACATTGAACACCTTAGAAAAGTTAGGAGGATTGGGAGTGATTCATGTTAGAAGTGGCTTAGGTAAAGTGTGGTTTGAATCCCAAGCAGTCAGTTTAGACGTGATTAAAACTATGCGCAGTTATTGTGACTCTGAACAAGGATTTCTTACAGTCTTAGAAGCTCCGATAACCTTGAAGCAGGAGTTAGATATTTGGGGATATCAAGGCAATGGATTAGAGGTCATGGGTGAAATTAAACGAAAGTTTGACCCAGAAAATGTTTTAAGTCCTGGTCGATTTGTTGGAGGAATTTATTATTTTTTAGGGAGTGGGTAG